From one uncultured Paludibacter sp. genomic stretch:
- a CDS encoding Ornithine/acetylornithine aminotransferase gives MKQKRTEHLMQLEDKYGAHNYHPLPVVLEHGAGVFVWDVEGKKYYDFLSAYSAVNQGHCHPKIIDSLIEQSQKLTXTSRAFYNDKLGVYEKFITEYFGYEKVLPMNTGAEAVETAIKLCRKWSYKKRNIPENKAQIVVCSGNFHGRTTTIVSFSVDPDAYADYGPFTPGFIVIPYNDVAALKKAFDENPNITGFLVEPIQGEAGANVPDDDYLKACYQLCKEHNALFIADEIQTGIGRTGKLLACDYENIHPDILILGKALSGGAYPISXVLSSNEIMDVIRPGQHGSTFGGNPVAAAVGITALEIIRDEKXTENAYYLGEIFXKELSEFCKTSKIAIRVRGKGLLNALIINNENHENLAWEICLKLAENGLLAKPTHTNIIRFAPPLVMDXKQLDECLTIIKKTISEFEK, from the coding sequence ATGAAACAAAAGAGAACAGAACATTTAATGCAACTGGAAGATAAGTACGGGGCGCATAATTATCATCCGCTTCCGGTAGTGCTCGAGCATGGCGCAGGCGTATTTGTTTGGGATGTGGAAGGGAAAAAATATTACGATTTTCTTTCGGCNTATTCTGCTGTAAATCAAGGACATTGTCATCCGAAAATTATTGATTCACTTATTGAACAATCCCAAAAACTCACNNTAACTTCGCGGGCTTTTTATAATGACAAACTTGGAGTTTACGAAAAATTTATCACCGAATATTTCGGCTACGAAAAAGTATTGCCAATGAACACCGGAGCAGAAGCGGTGGAAACAGCCATAAAACTTTGCCGTAAATGGAGTTATAAAAAACGTAATATTCCGGAAAACAAAGCTCAAATAGTGGTTTGTTCCGGTAATTTTCATGGACGAACTACTACGATTGTTTCTTTTTCTGTTGATCCTGATGCTTATGCCGATTACGGTCCTTTTACACCCGGTTTTATTGTAATTCCTTACAATGATGTTGCGGCATTGAAAAAAGCATTTGACGAAAATCCTAACATTACCGGTTTTTTGGTAGAACCCATTCAGGGCGAAGCCGGTGCAAATGTTCCTGATGATGATTATTTAAAAGCATGTTATCAACTTTGCAAAGAACACAATGCTTTGTTTATCGCCGATGAAATTCAAACAGGGATAGGACGGACTGGAAAATTGCTTGCGTGCGATTATGAAAATATTCATCCCGATATATTGATTTTGGGAAAAGCATTGTCGGGAGGCGCTTATCCTATTTCGGNAGTACTTTCGAGCAATGAAATTATGGATGTGATTCGTCCCGGGCAACATGGTTCTACCTTTGGNGGAAATCCGGTGGCTGCCGCAGTGGGAATTACGGCATTAGAAATTATCCGTGATGAAAAATTNACTGAAAACGCGTATTATCTGGGTGAAATTTTCNGAAAAGAACTCAGCGAATTTTGTAAAACATCCAAAATAGCTATAAGAGTTCGTGGAAAAGGTTTGTTGAATGCGCTGATTATTAATAATGAAAATCATGAAAATTTAGCTTGGGAAATTTGTTTGAAATTAGCTGAAAACGGTTTACTTGCTAAACCCACACATACAAATATCATTCGATTTGCACCTCCGTTGGTGATGGATGANAAACAATTGGATGAATGTTTGACAATAATAAAGAAAACAATTTCGGAGTTTGAAAAATAA
- a CDS encoding Amidinotransferase family protein, which yields MTTLLPEGLTHTVLMIEPIAFGYNPQTSVNNYFQSNEDVDAKEIQGKALIEFTEMVKILRDNDVDVVVVKDTPYPHTPDSIFPNNWLSFHLGNRVVFYPMFAENRRLERRMDILLDVENHTHKKYHFIDYSIFEDDGRFLEGTGSXXLDRVNKKAYASISPRTDKALFLDYCKEMKFHPVCFXAXXKVGDEXLXIYHTNVMMCXADNYAVICLXSIKNXDEKNTXISELETNGKXXVXISLXQMXRFAGNMLQLKSKXGEKLLIMSQSAYDSLNEDXIKYLESQNKLIVISIPTIEKNGGGSVRCMMAEVF from the coding sequence ATGACAACACTTTTACCCGAGGGTTTAACACATACAGTTTTGATGATTGAACCGATTGCATTTGGTTATAATCCACAAACATCGGTAAATAATTATTTCCAATCAAATGAAGATGTCGATGCTAAAGAAATACAAGGAAAGGCATTGATAGAGTTTACCGAAATGGTAAAAATTCTTCGTGATAATGATGTGGATGTAGTCGTGGTAAAAGATACGCCTTATCCACATACGCCCGATTCTATTTTTCCTAATAATTGGTTATCGTTCCATCTCGGAAATCGAGTTGTTTTTTATCCTATGTTTGCAGAAAACAGACGGTTGGAGCGACGTATGGATATACTTCTTGACGTAGAAAATCATACTCATAAAAAATATCATTTTATTGATTATTCGATATTTGAAGATGACGGTCGTTTTTTAGAAGGCACNGGAAGTATNNTATTAGACAGAGTAAATAAAAAAGCGTACGCTTCNATTTCTCCTCGAACCGATAAAGCGCTTTTTTTAGATTATTGCAAAGAGATGAAGTTTCATCCGGTNTGTTTTAANGCCNTGCANAAAGTTGGNGATGAATANCTTNCTATTTACCATACAAATGTAATGATGTGTATNGCNGATAATTATGCCGTGATTTGTTTGGANTCGATAAAGAATNACGATGAAAAAAATACAATNATCTCAGAGTTGGAAACCAATGGAAAAANAATNGTAGANATTTCACTCNAACAAATGAANCGNTTTGCAGGAAATATGCTTCAATTAAAAAGTAAANCGGGAGAAAAATTACTTATAATGTCGCAATCTGCTTACGATTCACTAAATGAAGATCNGATAAAATATTTAGAGTCGCAAAATAAATTAATAGTTATTTCTATTCCTACAATTGAAAAAAATGGAGGAGGAAGCGTACGTTGTATGATGGCGGAAGTTTTCTAA
- the trpB gene encoding tryptophan synthase, beta subunit (Evidence 2a : Function from experimental evidences in other organisms; PubMedId : 1309752, 4552018, 4943677, 6985892, 7007651, 7038627, 8095913, 9298646; Product type e : enzyme), whose translation MDFLNNNGYYGEFGGAYIPEILHGTVEKLKVAFYDAKNDTSFQKEYADLLKNYTGRPSPLYFAKRLSQQYETNIYLKREDLNHTGSHKINNALGQILLAKRMGKTQIIAETGAGQHGVATATACALMGLECIVFMGKTDVGRQFLNVQKMKMLGAKVEPVTSGNMTLKDATNEAIRYWCSNPQAFYIIGSTVGPHPYPEMVAYFQSVISEEIKWQLKEQTNKDFPDYLIACVGGGSNAMGTYYHFLDNENVKIISAEAGGKGIETGETAATIHVGTTGIIHGSKTLVMQDEDGQIIEPYSISAGLDYPGIGPVHAYLARKGRTKVIAINDDEALEAAMELTRLEGIIPAIESAHALAILKKEKQNFKKEDVIVLTVSGRGDKDMETYIKVTAP comes from the coding sequence ATGGACTTTCTAAACAACAATGGTTACTATGGCGAATTTGGCGGCGCTTACATCCCTGAAATTCTTCACGGAACGGTAGAAAAACTAAAAGTTGCTTTTTACGATGCTAAAAACGACACATCGTTTCAAAAAGAATATGCCGATTTACTAAAAAACTACACAGGAAGGCCTTCTCCGCTTTATTTTGCCAAACGGCTCTCGCAACAATATGAAACCAATATCTATCTCAAACGTGAAGATTTAAATCATACCGGTTCGCACAAAATAAACAATGCGTTGGGGCAAATTTTACTTGCAAAACGTATGGGAAAAACCCAGATTATTGCTGAAACCGGCGCAGGACAACACGGGGTGGCAACTGCTACCGCTTGTGCATTGATGGGATTGGAATGTATTGTTTTTATGGGCAAAACCGATGTGGGACGCCAATTTCTGAATGTTCAAAAAATGAAAATGCTTGGCGCAAAAGTAGAACCGGTTACAAGCGGTAATATGACACTGAAAGATGCTACAAACGAAGCCATTCGTTATTGGTGTTCCAATCCTCAAGCGTTTTATATTATCGGTTCTACCGTTGGTCCTCATCCTTACCCAGAGATGGTTGCCTATTTTCAATCGGTAATCAGCGAAGAAATTAAATGGCAGTTGAAAGAACAAACCAACAAAGATTTTCCTGATTATTTAATTGCCTGTGTTGGCGGTGGAAGCAATGCGATGGGAACATACTATCATTTTTTGGACAATGAAAACGTAAAAATAATTTCCGCTGAAGCCGGAGGAAAAGGAATTGAAACAGGTGAAACTGCCGCTACCATTCACGTAGGTACAACGGGAATAATACACGGAAGCAAAACCTTGGTAATGCAAGACGAGGACGGGCAAATTATTGAGCCATATTCTATTTCTGCTGGATTGGATTATCCCGGAATTGGTCCTGTACACGCATATCTTGCACGTAAAGGAAGAACGAAAGTTATTGCCATCAATGATGACGAGGCGTTGGAAGCAGCAATGGAATTGACACGATTGGAAGGAATTATTCCCGCCATCGAATCTGCCCACGCATTAGCTATACTGAAAAAAGAAAAACAAAACTTCAAAAAAGAAGATGTTATTGTACTTACCGTTTCAGGACGTGGAGATAAAGATATGGAAACGTATATAAAAGTCACAGCCCCCTAA
- a CDS encoding hypothetical protein (Evidence 5 : Unknown function) → MKKIGLIFYFIVFIICFANIFETKANYIPGAFNSWNMNTQYSTTNMPSGYKRYSVQTSDDEQFKLLMNNSDWNNGWGSGYWFNNWNSVWNVNYTSSGLSNAYVKNFGTNQYMSVVTSISLTGTTSKFGFMKTSASPINISTVSGGVTNVSTGVAVNVSITLSSTKCAEEYILVRYTTNNWSTSSFVTATGSGTNYSATIPSQSSSCTVQWYALTSTLSSPSTDTDYLTLSVNNNSGSNYSYTVINPITVNQLTTGRPISNLYLGDKLSSPYYFNFEIVNQSSWNSSQVGIGQNTDGSTGWSWADANWYQDNGSNKDVRRYLANFQFTNSGTWYVVGRAKTNSGDPWTYADESSSTNETTLTCSTSSGNCPYFTVNTLNNPSSQAATASSTTQINLSWSKDAQNHNVMIVRYPSTTYTAPTNGTSYSLGATIGGGTVVYNSNGMSFSDTGLTMGTTYYYVFYSENYSYYSSGVNANATTFSTLYFRSKANGSWSSTSTWQQSSDNINWSDASSVPTSTANGVTIVSGNSVSISSVASTPTSTNFIVNGTLEIGNSGSVSTAPTYGVNSILKYNTGSGTTPTPGSEWPYNVQSGAVGYPANIEVTTGTLKVGATYDNKYYAGNLTVKNGAVFDVNVPYDSHKTNGLLDHQGAVVVKFDGDITIETGGKVEYAGGTSGGNLAFQCHKMTNNGTLSLSENTSYPLQAIGGDLYLTGDFIENSTFNCNGRALIFTDSENQKIDGTSTQPFLVDFMKIDKSGGVLTTYKDITCKGWSSNSGGWWALEIPNGTLDLNGHSLIISDTDGTGTKGSAGVSCTGTGKIKGSPTSSVTLLGNRSTWSADNNHLVFDQTTPGTTNALKDLVINRTDSASLIDKVYINAVHIYNSLQIKASETTIDAVTLDSAAVSTISSSVSTAKLNITSDMVFVRSLSKSPEFYRNSRTLTIGGTVKTKVHFARIGKWHFVSFPYDVKIKKPDNNPATIGTSTSDGDLAVYVYNPIRRSKNVSGWVQLKGGYDYTLKKDTGYIMAKRGTLEDLTFVPVNNVQGGSDFFTTPRTVAVSYTSATVACNSGWNFVAQPISVSASPSLASGEFAYNYEPSNDQYKLYYYQYNPGYTYSSSNIKPFSSVFVKAASVGSASFTLATPQGVRRKAPSEIQESEEVIPINLNVNNVEYETLVRVMPEATTGQDELYDAPYSTPMSSSTPRLYTLIDGVQYALNSVPEGSTIPVGIRVPAAGTYSFSWTTPTGELQPTLTDTQTSTVTDMTTASNYEFNTTTSGDINSRFVINIPKRVSTNVEVANNKTSYRIYTQNNKITIDGFVSPARVSLFDITGKLMQIRETVSTQIIFDNLRAGVYILQISDNNKNNNLKIVVH, encoded by the coding sequence ATGAAAAAGATAGGATTGATATTTTATTTTATTGTATTTATAATATGCTTTGCAAATATTTTTGAAACTAAAGCAAATTATATACCAGGCGCATTTAATAGTTGGAATATGAATACTCAATATTCCACAACTAATATGCCATCTGGATACAAAAGATATAGTGTCCAAACTAGTGATGATGAACAGTTTAAATTATTGATGAATAATTCAGATTGGAATAATGGATGGGGAAGTGGATATTGGTTTAATAATTGGAATAGTGTATGGAATGTAAATTATACATCTTCTGGTTTATCAAATGCTTATGTTAAGAATTTCGGCACAAATCAATATATGTCTGTTGTAACTTCTATAAGTTTGACAGGAACGACATCGAAATTTGGATTTATGAAAACTTCAGCTTCACCTATAAATATTTCAACTGTTTCTGGTGGCGTAACAAATGTCTCTACAGGGGTAGCAGTAAATGTCAGTATTACTTTAAGTTCTACAAAATGTGCAGAAGAATATATCCTTGTAAGATATACAACTAATAACTGGAGTACTTCAAGTTTTGTAACAGCTACAGGAAGTGGTACTAATTACTCTGCAACTATTCCAAGTCAATCATCGTCTTGTACAGTTCAATGGTATGCATTAACGTCTACATTATCCTCTCCTTCTACTGATACAGATTATTTGACGCTATCAGTTAATAATAATAGTGGTTCCAATTATTCCTATACGGTTATTAACCCAATCACGGTAAATCAATTAACTACTGGAAGACCAATATCTAATTTATATTTAGGTGACAAATTATCATCGCCTTATTATTTTAATTTTGAAATTGTCAATCAATCTTCTTGGAACTCGTCACAAGTTGGTATCGGACAAAACACAGATGGTTCAACTGGTTGGAGTTGGGCTGATGCAAATTGGTATCAAGATAATGGCTCAAATAAAGATGTCAGAAGATATTTGGCAAATTTTCAGTTTACAAATTCTGGAACTTGGTATGTTGTTGGAAGAGCTAAAACAAATTCAGGTGATCCTTGGACTTATGCAGATGAAAGTTCATCAACGAATGAAACAACATTAACTTGTAGTACGAGTTCGGGAAATTGCCCATATTTTACAGTAAATACTCTTAACAATCCTTCATCACAGGCTGCAACAGCAAGTTCAACCACACAAATTAATTTAAGTTGGAGTAAAGACGCTCAAAATCATAATGTGATGATCGTTCGTTATCCTTCAACAACATATACTGCTCCCACAAATGGAACATCGTATTCTTTAGGAGCTACAATTGGGGGAGGAACGGTGGTTTACAATAGCAACGGAATGTCTTTTAGCGATACGGGATTGACAATGGGAACAACCTATTATTACGTGTTTTATTCCGAAAATTATTCATATTACTCTTCGGGAGTAAATGCAAATGCCACAACCTTTTCAACATTGTATTTTAGATCAAAAGCAAATGGTTCCTGGAGTTCAACTTCTACATGGCAACAATCATCAGATAATATCAATTGGAGCGATGCGTCTTCGGTTCCAACATCTACAGCAAACGGTGTTACTATTGTTTCCGGAAATTCAGTTTCAATTTCATCTGTGGCATCCACACCTACATCAACTAATTTTATTGTAAACGGAACTCTGGAAATTGGAAACAGCGGTTCAGTTTCAACTGCCCCTACGTATGGTGTAAACTCGATCCTAAAGTATAATACAGGAAGTGGAACAACTCCTACACCCGGCTCAGAATGGCCCTATAATGTTCAATCAGGTGCTGTGGGATATCCTGCAAATATCGAAGTTACAACCGGTACATTAAAAGTAGGAGCTACGTATGATAATAAATATTATGCAGGTAATTTAACTGTGAAAAATGGTGCTGTGTTTGACGTGAATGTACCTTACGACAGTCATAAAACAAACGGTTTATTAGATCATCAAGGAGCGGTAGTGGTTAAATTTGATGGTGATATTACCATTGAAACAGGTGGAAAAGTTGAATATGCAGGTGGTACAAGCGGTGGTAATCTTGCATTCCAATGTCACAAAATGACAAATAATGGAACATTAAGTTTATCGGAAAATACATCTTACCCTCTACAAGCAATAGGTGGAGATTTATATTTAACGGGTGATTTTATAGAAAACAGTACATTTAATTGTAATGGAAGGGCGTTAATTTTTACCGATTCTGAAAATCAAAAAATTGATGGAACTTCAACTCAACCGTTTTTAGTGGATTTCATGAAAATTGATAAATCCGGAGGGGTGTTAACAACATATAAGGATATAACCTGTAAAGGATGGTCGTCTAATAGTGGAGGTTGGTGGGCATTGGAAATTCCAAACGGAACATTAGATTTGAATGGACATTCCTTAATTATTAGTGATACGGATGGCACAGGTACAAAGGGAAGCGCAGGAGTTAGTTGTACCGGTACAGGCAAAATTAAAGGCAGTCCAACTTCTTCAGTTACACTGCTTGGAAATAGGAGTACTTGGTCAGCAGACAATAATCATTTAGTTTTTGATCAAACAACTCCTGGAACAACGAATGCTCTGAAAGATTTGGTTATCAATCGAACAGACTCTGCATCATTAATAGATAAAGTCTATATAAATGCAGTTCATATTTACAACTCTTTACAAATCAAAGCCTCGGAAACAACAATAGATGCAGTTACCCTTGATTCTGCTGCTGTAAGTACAATATCCTCTTCAGTATCTACTGCTAAACTAAATATTACAAGTGATATGGTTTTTGTGAGAAGTTTAAGTAAATCTCCCGAATTTTACAGAAATAGTAGGACGCTTACTATTGGAGGCACGGTAAAAACAAAAGTACATTTTGCTCGTATTGGGAAATGGCATTTTGTATCGTTCCCTTATGATGTGAAGATAAAAAAACCGGATAATAATCCGGCGACAATTGGTACAAGCACTTCTGATGGAGATTTGGCAGTATATGTTTATAATCCAATAAGAAGATCAAAAAATGTATCCGGTTGGGTACAATTAAAGGGCGGCTATGATTACACGTTGAAAAAAGATACCGGATATATTATGGCAAAACGTGGAACGTTAGAAGATTTGACGTTTGTTCCGGTAAACAATGTGCAGGGTGGAAGTGATTTTTTTACCACACCAAGAACTGTCGCGGTTTCTTACACCTCAGCAACAGTAGCGTGTAATTCTGGTTGGAATTTTGTAGCACAACCGATATCTGTTTCTGCATCTCCTTCGTTGGCAAGTGGCGAATTTGCCTATAATTATGAGCCAAGCAACGATCAATATAAATTATATTATTATCAATATAATCCGGGTTATACTTACAGTAGCAGTAATATTAAACCGTTTTCATCTGTATTTGTGAAAGCTGCCTCTGTGGGGAGTGCGTCGTTTACATTGGCTACTCCTCAGGGAGTTCGCAGAAAGGCGCCCTCAGAAATCCAAGAATCAGAAGAAGTTATTCCCATAAATTTGAATGTAAATAATGTAGAGTATGAAACATTGGTTCGTGTGATGCCAGAAGCGACTACGGGTCAAGATGAACTTTACGATGCTCCTTACAGCACTCCGATGTCTTCATCTACACCAAGATTATATACGTTAATAGATGGTGTGCAATATGCTCTAAACAGTGTTCCTGAAGGAAGTACCATCCCTGTTGGAATACGTGTTCCGGCTGCAGGAACGTACAGCTTTAGCTGGACAACTCCAACTGGCGAATTGCAACCTACGCTTACCGATACGCAAACAAGTACGGTTACCGATATGACTACGGCATCAAACTATGAATTTAATACCACTACTTCCGGAGATATAAATAGTCGATTTGTAATTAATATTCCAAAACGTGTATCTACAAATGTAGAGGTTGCTAACAATAAAACTTCTTACAGAATTTATACTCAAAACAATAAAATAACGATTGACGGATTTGTTTCCCCCGCACGGGTTTCTTTGTTTGACATAACCGGAAAATTAATGCAAATACGCGAAACTGTGTCAACGCAAATCATTTTTGATAATTTGAGAGCAGGAGTATATATATTGCAAATATCTGATAATAATAAAAATAATAATCTCAAGATAGTAGTGCATTAA
- a CDS encoding exported hypothetical protein (Evidence 5 : Unknown function): MVNNKIKLQILILLICTCLPALAYKPKTKKYYVKYQYVEEEYIPLKITGKKSSHIDNSMVQRINLSQSDISNNTSDYAYQDYTSRTPFEESFTVTQQNNDVIPRPMRDDELPGDPGQMPISDGVWFLLGAVFVYNLYKRKLIIGLKIF, from the coding sequence ATGGTTAATAATAAAATCAAATTACAGATATTGATTTTACTTATTTGTACCTGTTTACCGGCACTTGCTTACAAACCGAAAACAAAAAAATATTACGTAAAATATCAATACGTAGAGGAAGAATATATTCCTCTTAAAATAACAGGGAAAAAATCTTCACATATAGATAATAGTATGGTTCAAAGGATAAATTTAAGTCAAAGTGACATATCTAATAACACTTCGGACTATGCTTATCAAGATTATACTTCCAGAACTCCTTTTGAAGAGTCCTTTACTGTAACACAACAAAATAACGATGTGATTCCTCGTCCTATGAGAGACGATGAACTTCCCGGTGATCCCGGACAAATGCCGATTTCGGATGGAGTTTGGTTTTTACTGGGTGCCGTTTTTGTTTATAATCTCTATAAAAGAAAATTAATCATTGGACTGAAAATTTTTTAA
- a CDS encoding conserved hypothetical protein (Evidence 4 : Unknown function but conserved in other organisms), with amino-acid sequence MNLHVVNETSLLKAVVLGQPGSLGGVPALEKTYDAKSYESVLKGSYPTEEAVYKEMTAFEKILLKYNIQVFRPWTLENCNQVFARDVAFVIDDKIINSNIIPDREDEKEAYEVIYDQISYNKIYNLPEKAHVEGGDVVLYNDIVFVGLYTAPDYSSLKCARTNLYAFNFLRELFPEKTFIPIELIKHDTDPYRSVLHLDCAFMPVGDGKAIVYPAGFLHKKDFHTILDIFGKENIFEITRQEMYAMNSNIFSISPDVIVSEQNFTRLNAHLEEVWGMKVERIPYAEISKMGGLLRCSTLPLRRE; translated from the coding sequence ATGAACCTGCATGTTGTAAATGAAACATCACTGTTAAAAGCCGTTGTGCTTGGTCAACCCGGTTCTTTAGGAGGTGTGCCTGCATTGGAAAAAACTTACGATGCAAAATCGTATGAATCTGTATTGAAAGGCAGTTATCCTACTGAAGAAGCGGTTTACAAAGAAATGACAGCGTTTGAAAAAATCTTGTTGAAATACAATATTCAGGTATTTCGTCCGTGGACGCTGGAAAATTGCAACCAGGTTTTTGCACGCGATGTGGCTTTTGTTATTGATGATAAAATAATTAATTCCAATATTATTCCTGATCGCGAGGACGAAAAAGAAGCTTATGAAGTAATTTACGACCAGATTTCTTATAACAAAATATATAATCTTCCGGAAAAAGCACACGTTGAAGGAGGAGATGTGGTGTTATACAATGATATTGTGTTTGTAGGACTTTATACTGCACCGGATTATTCTTCACTTAAATGCGCCCGTACGAATTTGTACGCATTTAATTTTCTCAGGGAACTTTTTCCTGAGAAAACATTTATCCCAATAGAGTTGATAAAACATGATACGGATCCTTATCGCTCCGTATTACATTTAGATTGCGCGTTTATGCCCGTTGGTGATGGGAAAGCAATTGTTTATCCGGCAGGTTTTTTACACAAAAAAGATTTTCATACTATATTGGATATTTTTGGAAAAGAAAATATCTTTGAAATTACCCGACAGGAGATGTATGCTATGAACAGCAATATTTTTTCTATTTCGCCCGATGTGATTGTTTCGGAACAAAATTTCACCAGATTGAATGCGCATTTAGAAGAAGTGTGGGGAATGAAAGTAGAACGTATCCCTTATGCTGAAATATCAAAAATGGGAGGATTATTACGTTGCTCCACATTACCCTTACGACGTGAATAA